TTTTGTCGGGCCGACGATTTTCTCCGGCGTTACCGAGAAAATGGATATCTATACGCAAGAGATTTTCGGTCCGGCCATGTGCGTGGTCGAGCTGGAGACGCTGGACGAGGCGATCGCTTTCATCAACGCCAATCCGAACGGCAACGGTACCTCGATCTTCACTTCCTCGGGTTGGGCGGCGCGCAAGTTCCAGAACGAGATCGACGTCGGCCAGGTCGGCATCAACGTGCCGATTCCTGTGCCGGTGGCTTACTTCAGCTTCACCGGTTCGCGCGCGTCGAAGCTGGGCGACCTCGGTCCTAACGGCAAGCAGGCGGTGCAGTTCTGGACCCAGACCAAGACCGTGACCGCGCGCTGGTTTGCGCCGGATGCGGATGGCGGCGAAATCAATACCACCATTTCCATGAAGTGATGAGGCAGCCTGCCGCAATAGTGAAAACGACGGCGGCAGGCCATGCAAGACCACGCAAGAAAGAGACCTACCATGAACCATGAAATCGTTTTTATCGGCCTCGGCAATATGGGTTTGCCGATGGCGCTCAACCTGGTGAAAGCCGGCCATAAGGTCAGCGGCCATGACCTGGTCGCCGCCAGCGTCGAGAAATTTGCCGCCGGCGGCGGCAGCACCGGCAATGAGCTGGCCGCCGCTGTCGGCGCCGCCAAGGTGATCATCACCATGCTGCCTGCCAGCCGCCATGTCGAAGGAGCCTATCTCGGCGCCAGCGGCATCCTGGCACAGGCCGCGCCCGGCACTTTGCTGATCGACTGCTCCACCATCGCTCCCGACGCCGCTCGCAAGGTGGCGGCGGCAGCGCACGCGAAGGGCTTCGTCATGCTCGATGCGCCGGTCTCCGGCGGCACCGGCGGTGCGCTGGCTGGCACGTTGACTTTCATGGTCGGCGGTTCGGACGAAGGCTTTGCCGCGGCCAAGCCGTATCTGGAAAAGATGGGCAAGGCGATCTTCCATGCCGGCGACAACGGCAGCGGCCAGACCGTCAAGGTGTGCAACAACATGTTGCTGGGAATCCTGATGATAGGCACTTCGGAAGCGATCCGGCTGGGCATGGCCAACGGCATGGATCCCAAGGTGCTGTCGGAAATCATGGCCAAGAGCTCGGGCCGCAACTGGGCGCTGGAAGTCTACAACCCTTGTCCAGGCGTGATGGAAAATGCACCGGCATCCAAGGGCTACAGCGGCGGTTTCGGCGTCGACCTGATGCTGAAGGACCTGGGGCTGGCGGTGGAGAATTCGCTGTCGACCGGCAGCAGCGTGCCGCTGGGCGCGCTGGCGCGCAACCTGTACGATATCCATAGCAAGAGCGGCGCCGGCGGCCTGGATTTCTCCAGCATTTTCAACATGCTGGCCAAGGCCGAGTGAGTTGCGGACGATAGCAATCCCGGCTTGAAAAGACCTTGCTTGCTTGCCGCGGACCAGCGCCGCGGCAAGGCGCGACGTTTTTCACTGCCAGTTCTCAAGCGCGCGGGCCAGGCGCATCACGGTGACGCCCGGACCGAGATGGCGCAGCGACGGCATGACGATCACGCAATCGTCATAAGGCGTGACAATTTGCTTGTCGCCGTCACGCGCGATGACGGTGCCGGCGCGTTCAATCATTTCCAGGCCGCGAAAATCCTGCGCGAATTCAAAATCCATCGTGTCGGCGATGACTGCCTGCGTTACCTGCAGCACCTGCTGCAGCGCAGGCTCGGCATGCAGCATGAAATCCTTCAGATCCGCCGCGGCGAGCACGCCAGTCTTGCTCAGGAAACGAGACGCCGCATCCAGCGCAACGTCCTTGCTGCGCACCGAGAAGTGCTGCCCGGTTTCGATCAGCAAGGCATTCTTCGGACTGGCAGGGTCGCCGAAAGCGCCATAGTCGCGCAGCCGTTTGCCGTTGGCATGGCCACCGTCGACGATCACGTGTTCGGGAACGCCGATGTCGGCGGCAAAACGGATGCCTTTGGCCAGCGGGCCGCTGAGCATCAGCGGCGGCGCTGCTTCATGCATGGAGTGCAGGTCGAGCAGGAAATCGGCACTGTCGACGATAGGCCGCAACGCGCGCGCGCGGCGCAATTCCAGCGAGTCATCGGCGCTGTCCAGTCTTGCCGCCGACCAGACGCGATTCATGTCTTCGTCAATGAAGCGGCTTGCATCCGGGTTGCCGCTGTCGAAACGGCGATAGGCATCGACGTTGCCGAAGCCGAGCGTGAGGCGACCTTTTGCCGGACGCACTCCTGATCGCAGCAGCTGGTCTACGGCGATCGCGCCGCTGACTTCGTTGCCGTGGGTGAGCGCCAGGATCATGGCATGCGGACCGGCCACGCCGCTGTCGAAAGTATGCATGTAATCGACGCCCGTATTGCCAGTCTTCCACGCGGCGATATCGGGAAAAGCCACCTCGATCGGATATTCATGCAATTTTGCACGAATCTGTTCCAAGGTTTTCATAAAGCGTTGCTCCTGTTCGAAAAAACTGAATATAATTGCTGCGTAAAATGAGAATGCAGCCGGTTCAGACCGGTCCGCGCCGCGCCATCCGGCGCCCCAACGCGAGCACCGCTGCAATGCTGATCAAGGCCGTCGCCATCACATAAAAACTGGGCGCCAGTTTGCTCTCCGTGAAGGCAATCATCCAGGTGACGATCAGCGGCGCGAAGCCGCCAAACAAGGTGACGGAAAAGTTATAGCTGAGGGCAAGTCCGGTGCCGCGGGTACTGGTCGGGAAGATGTCCGACAGCATCGCAGGTATAGGTCCGAGGCAGGCAGCGATCAATATCCCGACCAGGCCCTGGACCAGCATCAAGGTGCCGACCGTCGGCCAGGTTGTCAATAAGAGGAACAGGGGATAGGAGGTGCAGGCGATCGTCAGCATCGCCATCGACAAGACGCGGAAGCGGCCGTAGCGGTCCGATAGTGCGCCAAACAGCGGCGCGCTGATCATCAAGACCAGCCCGGTCACCATCGCGCTCAGAAATGAAGAAGTGGCAGGAATGTGCAATTGTTTTAATGCATAGGTGGGCATATACAATTTATGCACGTAGTTGAATGCGGTAGCGCCGGAAACCACCCCTATGCCCAGCAGCAGATTGATGCGGTCGCGCAGCAGGACAACTTTCAACGGCGACTGTTCCGGCTTGGCCGCCGCAATCTTCTTGAATTCCGGGGTTTCATCGATCTGGCTGCGGATATACAGGCCTACCGGTCCGATCAGCAAACCGACGCCAAACGCCAGCCGCCAGCCCCAGTCGTCCAGCTGACTCTCTGTCAGAGTAAAACTGAGCAGCGCGCTGACTCCGGCGGCCAGCACGGTCGCCAGTCCCTGGGTCGACAATTGCCAGCTGGCGAAGAAGCCACGCCGTTTGGCATCGGCATGCTCGACCATGAATGCAGTTGCCGCGCCGAATTCGCCGCCGGTGGAAAAGCCTTGCAGCATGCGGGCCACGATCACGATCAGGGGAGAGGCAATGCCGATTTGTGCATAGGTCGGAGCAAAAGCAATCATCGCCGTGCCAATCATCATGACAAAGATGGATACGGTCAGCGATGCTTTGCGTCCGGCCCGGTCTGCATAGGAACCCAGGACAATGGCGCCTAGCGGGCGCATGACGAAGGAAATCCCGAATGTGCCGACGCTTAGCAGCAAGGAAGTGGTTTCGTCCGCTGCCGGAAAGAACAGCTTACCGATCACGATCGCGAAATAGCCGTAGATCAGCAAATCATAGAATTCGAGTGCGTTGCCGATGCTGGCCGCGCAGATTTCTTTCCAGGGATTGCCAGGTTTGCTGACCGGCAAGCTGCGGGTTTCCAGTGTTCGTGGCTGTGATGACATGCGATGGCTCCAGAATTGTTGTTTTTTGCGTTTCATCTAGTGCGAAAATGCACGATGCGCGCTATTTTTTGATTTTCAAAGACTGGCTGACGGCTGTGCCTGCAGAGCATCCTGCGGCGGATCGCGTCAGCAATTTTTGAAAATTTCAGGAAGTATAGGGAGCGTACGGCAGTCCCGATTGCCGTTTCGGCACAGGCTTGTGCTTTTTATTGCGATCGCGCTTTGCTATCTGATATCACAGGTCATCGACGGCGTCTGCAGAAACGCCTTCCCAGATCGCTTTGACCAGCGCATTGGCGTTGCCCCGCATGCGATAGAGGGAAATATCGAAGCCGACGCGCATGTCGGCATCGCCGACCAGCAGCAGATTGCCTTGCTTTAAATCGTCCTGCACCAGCCGTTGCGGTAGCCAGGCCAGGCCGGCGCCACGCTTCGCCATTTCCAGGATCGACTCGTAGGAGTCGGCCTGGTAGCCCATGCGCAGCGACAGTTTTTTCGGCAAGCCGGCCAGATGCCTGGCGAGCACGCCGCGCAGCGTCAGCGACTGCGAAAAGGCCAGCCAGGGAATGGGGCTTGCCGCATCGCCGGCCGGCAAACGGAATTTGGGCTGTCCTTTGGCATCCGAGGCGCTGACCGGCAATAGCATCTCGCGCGCAAGCGTGACGGATTCGTAACGCTGTGGATCAATCAGCAGGCGCGTCGCCGGGCTGGAGTAAATGACCAGCAAGTCGACATCACCGCTCGCCAAGCGCAAGATGACCTCTTGCGCGCCACCGGTGCTGACCGAGACCGGAAAGGGGCCGAAACGCTGGTTGATCGTTTCATACCAGCCCGGGAAAAAAGTGCGCGCCAGGGTACGGCCGGTGGCGACCCGCAAGATTTCCTCCGGAGGCTGGGCGCTATCCTGCAATTGCGCCCGGGCCGCGTGCAGGACATCGATCGCATGTGTCGCTGCATCGAGAAACAATTTGCCAGCCGGGGTCAGGGACAGCGGCTGCGTGCGCGCCACCAATTCTGCGCCCACCCATTGCTCCAGTGCGTGGATGCGGCGCCCGAAGGCTGGATGCGTGACAAAGCGGTTTTCCGCAGCGCGAGAAAAACTGCGTGTCCGAGCCAGTTCGACAAAATCTTCAAGCCAGGTCAATTGCATTTTTACTCTCGTAATACTGGAATAGGAATAGCCGTCTCCGCATGCGGCGGCAAGCTGTCTGGTCCGTTAGCCGGACTTGAGCAGGCGCTTGCGCTCTGCTGTGTACGACCACCATGGCAGCGGCTCGGCGCCTTCCATGTAGCGCACCACCGACATGAACACATCGATCACGCAGGGATCGTGGCGGGCGCCGGTGGCGACACATAAGGCTTCATACATCTGCAGCGGCGATTTGCCGATCAGTTGCGCCGGCTGCAGGATGCCGATGCAGCGCAGGTCGGCGGCGCCAGCCTTGCCGATATTCGGCAAGTCCTCCAGTTTCACCACGGCGTCTCTTTCCAGGTACTTGGGCATGTTGTTCTCGTCATTTTGATAGTGATCAGCCGCTTGCGCCGGCAGCCTCATAAGCATATACCAAGATATTCGTTGCACGATTATCTGTATGGAATATAATTACAGTATGAAGTCCAGTCGATTTGCCGTCGCGGCGCATATCTTAGTCAGCGTGGAGTACGCCACCAGGGGCGGGGAAGTGTATTTCCCGTCCACGGCGATCGCCGCCAGCGTCAATACTAATCCTGTTTTCGTGCGCGAGCTGCTGCGCAAGCTGAGCAAGGCCAAGCTGGTGGTGACCAAGGAAGGCAAGGGCGGCGGCGTGCAGCTGGCGCGGCCGGCATCTGCCATCAACCTGGCGGAGATTTACCAGGCGGTAGAGGAAGGGCCGGTG
The sequence above is a segment of the Collimonas sp. PA-H2 genome. Coding sequences within it:
- the mmsB gene encoding 3-hydroxyisobutyrate dehydrogenase produces the protein MNHEIVFIGLGNMGLPMALNLVKAGHKVSGHDLVAASVEKFAAGGGSTGNELAAAVGAAKVIITMLPASRHVEGAYLGASGILAQAAPGTLLIDCSTIAPDAARKVAAAAHAKGFVMLDAPVSGGTGGALAGTLTFMVGGSDEGFAAAKPYLEKMGKAIFHAGDNGSGQTVKVCNNMLLGILMIGTSEAIRLGMANGMDPKVLSEIMAKSSGRNWALEVYNPCPGVMENAPASKGYSGGFGVDLMLKDLGLAVENSLSTGSSVPLGALARNLYDIHSKSGAGGLDFSSIFNMLAKAE
- a CDS encoding Rrf2 family transcriptional regulator produces the protein MKSSRFAVAAHILVSVEYATRGGEVYFPSTAIAASVNTNPVFVRELLRKLSKAKLVVTKEGKGGGVQLARPASAINLAEIYQAVEEGPVLKHNTRSKDLCCPVSCGMDMVLDPVVSEVESALLDILRERKLCELVNKIADKTGK
- a CDS encoding MFS transporter gives rise to the protein MSSQPRTLETRSLPVSKPGNPWKEICAASIGNALEFYDLLIYGYFAIVIGKLFFPAADETTSLLLSVGTFGISFVMRPLGAIVLGSYADRAGRKASLTVSIFVMMIGTAMIAFAPTYAQIGIASPLIVIVARMLQGFSTGGEFGAATAFMVEHADAKRRGFFASWQLSTQGLATVLAAGVSALLSFTLTESQLDDWGWRLAFGVGLLIGPVGLYIRSQIDETPEFKKIAAAKPEQSPLKVVLLRDRINLLLGIGVVSGATAFNYVHKLYMPTYALKQLHIPATSSFLSAMVTGLVLMISAPLFGALSDRYGRFRVLSMAMLTIACTSYPLFLLLTTWPTVGTLMLVQGLVGILIAACLGPIPAMLSDIFPTSTRGTGLALSYNFSVTLFGGFAPLIVTWMIAFTESKLAPSFYVMATALISIAAVLALGRRMARRGPV
- a CDS encoding M14 family metallopeptidase produces the protein MKTLEQIRAKLHEYPIEVAFPDIAAWKTGNTGVDYMHTFDSGVAGPHAMILALTHGNEVSGAIAVDQLLRSGVRPAKGRLTLGFGNVDAYRRFDSGNPDASRFIDEDMNRVWSAARLDSADDSLELRRARALRPIVDSADFLLDLHSMHEAAPPLMLSGPLAKGIRFAADIGVPEHVIVDGGHANGKRLRDYGAFGDPASPKNALLIETGQHFSVRSKDVALDAASRFLSKTGVLAAADLKDFMLHAEPALQQVLQVTQAVIADTMDFEFAQDFRGLEMIERAGTVIARDGDKQIVTPYDDCVIVMPSLRHLGPGVTVMRLARALENWQ
- a CDS encoding helix-hairpin-helix domain-containing protein translates to MPKYLERDAVVKLEDLPNIGKAGAADLRCIGILQPAQLIGKSPLQMYEALCVATGARHDPCVIDVFMSVVRYMEGAEPLPWWSYTAERKRLLKSG
- a CDS encoding LysR family transcriptional regulator, with amino-acid sequence MQLTWLEDFVELARTRSFSRAAENRFVTHPAFGRRIHALEQWVGAELVARTQPLSLTPAGKLFLDAATHAIDVLHAARAQLQDSAQPPEEILRVATGRTLARTFFPGWYETINQRFGPFPVSVSTGGAQEVILRLASGDVDLLVIYSSPATRLLIDPQRYESVTLAREMLLPVSASDAKGQPKFRLPAGDAASPIPWLAFSQSLTLRGVLARHLAGLPKKLSLRMGYQADSYESILEMAKRGAGLAWLPQRLVQDDLKQGNLLLVGDADMRVGFDISLYRMRGNANALVKAIWEGVSADAVDDL